The Microcoleus sp. FACHB-672 genome has a window encoding:
- a CDS encoding NAD(P)/FAD-dependent oxidoreductase — protein sequence MRLEEVNNQSPHQVVIVGGGFGGLYAAQELRRASVEVTLIDKRNFHLFQPLLYQVATGSLSPADISSPLRAILSGSKNTKVLMAEVLDIKPEDQKVVLRGQEIPYDTLIVATGVSHHYFGKDEWASMAPGLKTVEDAIEMRRRIFLAFEAAEKETDPEKRRAWLTFVVVGGGPTGVELAGALSELAYSTLKKDFSKIDTTEARILLLEGMDRVLPPYPPELSEKAQQSLEHLGVTVRTRTLVTNIEDHLVTMRCGEETEQIQAQTILWAAGVKASGMGQIISQRTGAELDRVGRVMVESDLSVKGHPNIFVIGDLANFSHQEDGKPLPGVAPVAMQEGQYLAKLIKAKLAGKSLQPFSYADYGSLAVIGRNKAVVNLGFVKFSGFPAWLAWVFVHIYYLIEFDNKLIVMIQWGWNFFTRKRGARLITNQDEKIEVEGEVENFEQMPVTNKSPVEV from the coding sequence ATGAGGCTAGAAGAAGTCAACAATCAGTCTCCTCACCAGGTCGTAATTGTTGGTGGCGGATTTGGCGGGCTTTATGCGGCGCAGGAACTTAGACGCGCCTCTGTAGAAGTCACGCTCATCGATAAACGTAATTTTCACCTATTTCAGCCCCTCCTTTATCAAGTAGCTACCGGCAGCCTGTCTCCCGCCGATATTTCCTCCCCCCTCCGCGCCATATTAAGTGGGAGTAAAAACACAAAAGTTTTGATGGCAGAAGTGCTTGATATCAAACCGGAAGACCAAAAAGTTGTACTGCGTGGCCAAGAAATCCCTTACGACACATTAATTGTTGCCACCGGCGTCAGCCATCACTACTTCGGAAAAGATGAATGGGCCTCAATGGCACCGGGTTTAAAAACCGTAGAAGACGCCATAGAAATGCGGCGTCGCATCTTCCTGGCTTTTGAAGCCGCAGAGAAAGAAACCGACCCAGAAAAACGCCGCGCTTGGTTAACATTTGTCGTCGTCGGAGGTGGCCCTACCGGCGTCGAATTAGCGGGTGCTTTATCAGAACTTGCTTACAGCACACTCAAGAAAGATTTTTCTAAAATTGACACCACAGAAGCTCGAATTTTATTGCTAGAAGGCATGGATCGAGTGCTGCCACCTTACCCACCAGAGTTATCAGAAAAAGCGCAACAATCTCTGGAACACTTGGGCGTCACTGTGCGGACTCGCACCCTGGTGACAAATATTGAAGATCATCTCGTTACCATGCGCTGCGGCGAGGAAACCGAACAAATTCAGGCCCAAACAATTTTGTGGGCTGCCGGCGTCAAAGCATCAGGAATGGGACAAATCATTTCTCAACGCACCGGCGCAGAACTGGATCGGGTTGGGCGAGTGATGGTGGAATCAGACTTAAGCGTAAAAGGGCATCCCAATATTTTTGTCATTGGCGACTTGGCAAACTTTTCCCACCAAGAGGACGGCAAGCCGCTTCCAGGCGTTGCCCCCGTCGCCATGCAAGAAGGGCAGTATCTCGCTAAACTCATTAAAGCCAAACTTGCTGGGAAATCTCTACAGCCTTTTAGCTATGCAGACTATGGCAGCTTAGCCGTGATCGGTCGCAATAAAGCGGTTGTTAATTTAGGTTTCGTGAAGTTCTCTGGGTTCCCAGCTTGGTTGGCTTGGGTGTTCGTTCACATTTACTACCTGATTGAATTTGACAACAAACTGATTGTCATGATTCAGTGGGGCTGGAACTTTTTCACGCGCAAACGCGGCGCACGTTTAATTACCAATCAAGATGAGAAGATTGAAGTAGAAGGAGAGGTAGAAAACTTTGAGCAGATGCCGGTGACTAACAAATCTCCTGTTGAGGTTTAA
- a CDS encoding saccharopine dehydrogenase family protein, whose product MTHRVLILGGRGRIGSSVARDLLNHTDARIMITGRNADTAEQVSDDLGPNVDFVALDLAEHEVVRKAIADSNLVVHCAGPFHYRDANVLKTCIEEGVNYVDVSDSRSFTRKALDCTEAAKAAGVTAIINTGIFPGVSNSMVRQGIEQLDEAERIHLTYVVGSSGGAGMTVMRTTFLGLQSPFDVWLDGQWQQVKPYTQRETIQFPAPYGKTGVYWFDMPEAFTLPESFPDVKTVITKFGTAPDLYNHMTWIVANLWPSSWLRNNAVIEFLSHVSYRMTSVTDRIIGTGVAVRSEVMGRKNGEPATFCTSVVHDNAATATGIGTGTIAEFILSGKLNKPGVWPVEQALPTDLFEHCLESRGLKIHQEVLQH is encoded by the coding sequence ATGACACATCGTGTTTTAATTCTTGGCGGACGAGGGCGCATTGGCAGCAGTGTGGCGAGAGATTTACTCAACCATACGGATGCGCGAATTATGATTACTGGGCGTAACGCAGATACAGCGGAGCAGGTCAGTGATGATTTGGGTCCTAACGTAGATTTTGTGGCTTTGGATTTGGCGGAACACGAGGTGGTGAGGAAAGCGATCGCCGATTCTAATTTAGTGGTTCACTGTGCCGGCCCTTTTCACTATCGAGATGCAAATGTTCTCAAAACTTGCATTGAGGAAGGTGTGAATTATGTGGATGTGAGTGACAGCCGCAGTTTTACCCGCAAGGCGTTAGATTGCACTGAGGCAGCAAAGGCGGCTGGGGTGACGGCGATTATTAACACCGGCATCTTTCCTGGGGTTTCTAATAGCATGGTGCGCCAGGGCATTGAGCAGTTAGATGAAGCGGAACGCATCCATTTAACCTATGTGGTGGGGAGTTCTGGCGGTGCCGGCATGACGGTGATGCGAACGACGTTTTTAGGTCTGCAAAGTCCTTTTGATGTTTGGCTCGATGGTCAGTGGCAACAGGTGAAGCCTTACACCCAACGCGAAACGATTCAGTTTCCCGCCCCTTATGGCAAGACCGGCGTTTACTGGTTTGATATGCCGGAAGCTTTCACGCTGCCTGAATCCTTCCCTGACGTGAAAACGGTGATTACCAAGTTTGGCACCGCCCCGGATCTTTACAATCACATGACTTGGATCGTCGCAAACTTGTGGCCATCGAGTTGGTTACGGAATAACGCGGTGATTGAGTTTCTCTCTCACGTCAGTTATCGCATGACGAGTGTGACCGATCGGATTATCGGGACTGGGGTGGCGGTTCGATCTGAGGTCATGGGACGCAAGAACGGAGAGCCGGCGACTTTTTGCACCAGTGTGGTGCATGATAACGCCGCAACTGCTACCGGCATTGGCACCGGCACCATTGCTGAGTTCATTTTGTCTGGCAAGCTCAACAAGCCTGGAGTGTGGCCGGTTGAACAAGCGCTACCAACTGATTTATTTGAGCACTGCTTAGAAAGTCGCGGCTTGAAGATTCATCAAGAAGTGTTACAGCACTAA
- a CDS encoding cation:proton antiporter, translated as MDTYFVSLFVIGFLLLLVTLGSGWISRLPLSYALIYLLVGIVLGPYGVKLIDLRPDAKFLERITEFVVIVSVFSCGLKMKRPLKLWAWNITARLIGFLMPISIFAIAAAGHWILGFGWGPAILLGAILAPTDPVLASEVQMAHMEDKDELRFGLTSEGGLNDALAFPFVYFGLHALKDNNWDNWLKQWVAIDLIWAIATGIVMGIVVAKAIAWVDKLLQKYRPVDNLMEDFIALSTILLTYTLTEFVNGYGFLAVFVAGVVFQKTYHNPEKSLSQLEFTERIEKLMEVATILLLGSLLRFQPMITYAGDSLIIGGLVLLVIRPLGAWLSTLGGYWQPKTRWLFGWFGIRGVGSLYYLAYAFSHGLKDETGERLAWITYTTIVISVIIHGISSTPLMNWYHDKVEPTQPSIVEN; from the coding sequence GTGGATACTTACTTTGTCAGCCTGTTTGTCATCGGCTTTCTTTTGCTTCTCGTCACCCTCGGTTCTGGCTGGATTTCACGCTTACCGTTATCCTACGCCCTGATTTATTTGCTTGTTGGTATTGTGTTGGGTCCATACGGAGTTAAGCTAATTGACTTACGACCCGACGCCAAATTTTTAGAACGAATCACGGAATTTGTTGTTATTGTTTCTGTCTTTAGCTGCGGCCTCAAAATGAAGCGACCCCTGAAATTGTGGGCGTGGAATATAACGGCGCGTCTGATTGGATTTTTAATGCCAATTTCCATCTTTGCCATTGCTGCTGCCGGCCATTGGATTTTAGGTTTTGGTTGGGGTCCTGCTATTCTCCTAGGAGCCATTCTCGCACCGACTGACCCAGTTTTGGCTTCCGAAGTTCAGATGGCCCACATGGAAGATAAAGACGAATTGCGCTTTGGCTTGACTTCAGAAGGTGGTTTAAATGATGCGCTGGCTTTTCCGTTTGTTTATTTTGGGCTTCACGCATTAAAAGATAACAATTGGGATAACTGGCTTAAACAGTGGGTTGCCATCGATTTAATTTGGGCAATTGCCACCGGCATCGTCATGGGAATTGTGGTAGCAAAAGCAATAGCTTGGGTTGACAAGCTACTTCAAAAATACCGCCCTGTTGATAACTTGATGGAAGATTTTATTGCTCTCAGCACAATTTTACTCACCTATACCCTCACAGAATTTGTCAATGGTTATGGATTTCTCGCTGTTTTTGTTGCAGGTGTAGTCTTTCAGAAAACTTACCACAATCCGGAAAAATCGCTCTCTCAGCTAGAATTCACAGAGCGAATTGAAAAACTCATGGAAGTCGCTACCATTTTGCTCTTAGGTTCGCTCTTGCGATTTCAACCGATGATAACCTATGCCGGCGACAGCCTAATCATCGGCGGATTGGTGCTTTTAGTCATTCGACCGCTCGGAGCGTGGCTGAGTACACTAGGCGGGTATTGGCAACCAAAAACCCGCTGGCTCTTTGGCTGGTTTGGCATTCGCGGTGTTGGGTCTTTATATTATCTAGCCTATGCATTTAGCCACGGGTTAAAAGATGAAACAGGTGAGCGACTTGCTTGGATTACTTATACAACAATTGTAATTTCTGTAATTATCCACGGAATTAGTTCAACGCCTTTAATGAACTGGTATCACGACAAGGTTGAACCAACCCAGCCTTCCATCGTAGAAAATTGA
- a CDS encoding WG repeat-containing protein, whose product MERTLSFILCLTLITLASCQSQQTNPTSNLPQASTTSQTQEQPAQLFPILQNNKWGYINAAGKIVIEPQFNAAEDFNDGLARVVVNGNYAYINPAGEIAIKPQFKEAADFSEKLAAIAIDRKWGFIDQTGKLVIKPQFDLTWGFSEGLAAGEINRKIGFINKAGEMVIQPQFDEVRRFSDGLAAVAINEKMGYIDKTGKMVIQPQFIVTEGFSEGLAPAQITDKIGYIDKTGKMVIQPQFIAAEGFSEGLAAVGMDGKMGYIDKAGKTVIQPQFDEAKNFSEGLAVIEIDSKIGYIDKIGKIIVPPQFDQGEPFKNGLASVKINDQFAYIDKAGKYIWKPQT is encoded by the coding sequence ATGGAACGAACCCTTTCTTTCATACTCTGTTTAACACTCATAACATTAGCATCCTGTCAATCCCAACAAACTAACCCGACATCCAATCTCCCCCAAGCATCAACTACATCCCAAACACAAGAACAGCCGGCACAACTATTTCCAATTCTCCAAAATAACAAATGGGGTTATATCAACGCTGCCGGGAAAATTGTGATCGAACCGCAATTTAATGCAGCAGAAGATTTTAATGATGGACTAGCAAGGGTTGTAGTAAACGGAAACTACGCCTATATCAACCCAGCCGGAGAAATTGCTATTAAGCCACAATTTAAAGAAGCTGCTGACTTCTCAGAAAAATTAGCCGCTATCGCAATTGATCGCAAATGGGGATTTATCGATCAAACCGGCAAACTAGTTATCAAGCCCCAATTCGATTTAACTTGGGGGTTTTCTGAAGGGTTAGCTGCCGGAGAAATTAACCGCAAAATCGGGTTTATCAACAAAGCCGGTGAAATGGTTATCCAGCCGCAGTTTGATGAAGTTCGCCGCTTCTCAGATGGTTTAGCAGCAGTAGCAATTAATGAAAAAATGGGCTACATCGACAAAACCGGTAAGATGGTAATTCAGCCGCAATTTATTGTCACAGAAGGCTTTTCTGAAGGATTAGCCCCAGCTCAAATTACGGATAAAATCGGCTATATCGACAAAACTGGCAAGATGGTAATTCAGCCGCAATTTATTGCCGCCGAAGGTTTTTCTGAAGGACTCGCTGCTGTGGGAATGGATGGCAAAATGGGTTATATCGATAAAGCCGGCAAAACAGTTATCCAACCGCAATTTGATGAAGCTAAAAACTTTTCTGAAGGGCTAGCGGTTATAGAAATTGACAGTAAGATAGGTTATATAGACAAAATCGGTAAAATCATCGTCCCGCCACAATTTGATCAGGGTGAACCCTTCAAAAATGGACTAGCATCCGTCAAAATTAACGATCAGTTCGCTTACATTGACAAAGCCGGCAAGTATATTTGGAAACCCCAAACCTAA
- the crtO gene encoding beta-carotene ketolase CrtO, whose translation MQTYDVIIIGAGHNGLVCASYLLKAGYSVLLLEKRSVPGGAATTEEAMPEEAPGFKFNLCAIDHEFIHLGPVIEELELEKYGLEYLWCDPVVFCPHPDGKYFLGHKSVEKTCAEIGRYNERDAKKYAEYTDFWQRVIGAMIPVFNAPPKSVVDIAGNYDIEKLKKLLSVIGGPDKTLDFIRTMLTSAEDVINEWFDSEFLKAPLARLAAELGAPPSQKTISVGAIMMAMRHNPGMARPRGGTGALVQALLNLVKALGGEVLTDQHVERILIDDGRAVGVRVANGTEYRAKRGVISNIDAKRVFLQLVDESDVDSADPELRERLERRIVNNNETILKIDLAMDEPLRFEHHEHKDEYLIGSILIADSVRHVEISHSEPSVGKIPDSDPSMYVVQPTMLDPSMAPPGKHTVWIEFFAPYQIAGAEGTGLNGTGWTDELKNQVADRVVDKLADYAPNVKKATIARRVESPAELGARLGAYKGNYYHIDMTLDQMVFFRPLPELANYKTPIEGLFLTGAGTHPGGSISGMPGRNCARIFMHTQQPIAQTLSDAANSIKSTAKDLFKKT comes from the coding sequence ATGCAAACATATGATGTCATTATCATAGGAGCCGGTCATAACGGGCTGGTCTGCGCTTCTTATCTCCTCAAAGCTGGGTATAGCGTTCTATTATTAGAAAAACGTTCAGTCCCCGGTGGTGCTGCAACAACCGAGGAAGCCATGCCTGAAGAGGCTCCTGGTTTTAAATTTAACCTCTGCGCGATTGACCACGAATTTATCCACCTAGGGCCGGTAATCGAAGAATTAGAACTGGAAAAGTACGGTTTAGAGTATCTGTGGTGTGATCCAGTCGTTTTTTGCCCCCATCCCGATGGCAAATACTTCTTGGGACATAAATCCGTTGAAAAAACCTGTGCTGAAATAGGCCGGTATAACGAGCGCGACGCTAAAAAATATGCAGAATACACAGATTTCTGGCAGCGCGTCATTGGCGCGATGATTCCCGTTTTCAACGCACCGCCTAAGTCTGTTGTTGATATTGCCGGCAACTACGACATAGAAAAGCTGAAAAAATTACTTTCTGTGATCGGTGGTCCTGACAAGACGCTGGACTTTATTCGCACCATGCTCACCAGCGCGGAAGATGTCATAAATGAATGGTTTGATTCCGAATTTTTAAAAGCACCCCTGGCAAGACTCGCAGCCGAACTTGGTGCGCCTCCCTCCCAAAAAACTATTTCTGTGGGCGCGATCATGATGGCAATGCGTCACAACCCCGGTATGGCAAGACCGCGTGGCGGCACCGGCGCTTTAGTGCAAGCATTGCTTAATTTAGTGAAAGCTTTAGGCGGAGAAGTTCTCACAGATCAGCACGTTGAGCGAATCTTAATTGATGACGGTCGGGCCGTGGGCGTTCGGGTGGCGAATGGCACAGAATATCGGGCAAAACGCGGCGTGATTTCCAATATTGACGCCAAGCGCGTGTTCTTACAACTGGTAGATGAAAGCGATGTGGACTCTGCTGATCCCGAACTGCGAGAGCGCTTGGAACGCCGGATCGTCAACAACAACGAAACTATCCTCAAGATTGACTTGGCGATGGACGAACCACTACGGTTTGAGCATCACGAACACAAAGATGAGTATTTAATCGGTTCAATTCTAATTGCTGACTCGGTTAGACACGTTGAGATCTCGCACAGTGAACCGAGCGTTGGCAAGATTCCAGATTCCGATCCCTCGATGTATGTGGTGCAGCCGACGATGCTCGATCCATCAATGGCACCCCCCGGTAAGCATACGGTTTGGATTGAGTTTTTTGCTCCTTATCAAATCGCCGGCGCGGAGGGAACCGGCCTGAATGGCACCGGCTGGACGGATGAACTGAAGAACCAAGTGGCAGATCGCGTTGTCGATAAGCTTGCCGATTATGCGCCGAATGTCAAAAAAGCCACAATCGCTCGCCGGGTGGAAAGTCCAGCGGAATTGGGCGCACGTTTGGGAGCCTATAAAGGCAATTACTACCACATCGACATGACGCTGGATCAGATGGTGTTCTTCCGCCCCTTGCCAGAGTTGGCAAACTATAAAACGCCGATAGAAGGGCTGTTTCTCACAGGGGCCGGCACGCATCCGGGTGGGTCTATTTCTGGGATGCCGGGACGCAACTGTGCTCGCATCTTCATGCACACACAGCAGCCGATCGCTCAGACCCTAAGTGATGCGGCGAATTCTATTAAATCAACGGCAAAGGATTTGTTTAAGAAAACGTGA
- a CDS encoding (Fe-S)-binding protein: MQISDSTSNSQLSKTNFDANHPPEPKLIDTCVHCGFCLSTCPSYRVLGKEMDSPRGRIYLMDAINEGEATLVDATVEHFDSCLGCLACVTTCPSGVQYDKLIAATRPQIERNYERSVPDRVIRAIIFNLFPYPNRLRALLGPLYLYQNLGIQKIVRAGGIFKKVFPRLAAMEEILPAIPLDAFRDEFPTIIPAQGEKRYRVGMILGCVQRLFFSKVNEATARVLTANGCEIVVPQGQGCCAALPEHQGQTEQAQALARQMIDSFEGTNVDAIIINAAGCGHTLKEYGHILQDDPNYREKAKEFAGKVKDAQEFLAQVGLTTKLSPLVDGELKIVYQDACHLLHGQKISLQPRQLLQKIPGVKLREPVDAALCCGSAGVYNMLQPDVADELGRQKVDNLLNTGAELIASSNPGCSLQIKKHLQSQGKEITLMHPLELLDYSMRGVKLPKGKMILRQSTK, translated from the coding sequence ATGCAAATTTCAGACTCAACTTCTAATTCTCAGCTTTCTAAGACAAATTTTGATGCGAATCACCCCCCCGAACCCAAATTGATTGATACCTGCGTTCACTGTGGGTTTTGTTTATCGACTTGTCCGAGTTATCGAGTGCTTGGCAAAGAAATGGACTCTCCCAGAGGGCGCATTTATTTAATGGATGCGATTAATGAAGGTGAAGCCACTCTTGTTGATGCAACAGTTGAGCATTTTGATTCTTGTTTGGGATGTTTGGCGTGTGTCACGACTTGCCCTTCTGGGGTGCAATATGACAAGTTAATTGCAGCAACTCGTCCACAAATTGAGCGAAATTATGAGCGATCTGTGCCAGATCGCGTGATTCGCGCTATCATTTTCAATCTGTTTCCCTATCCTAACCGGCTGCGGGCTTTACTTGGCCCTCTTTATCTCTATCAAAACTTGGGAATTCAGAAAATTGTTCGTGCTGGCGGCATCTTTAAAAAAGTCTTTCCTCGCTTAGCCGCAATGGAAGAAATTTTGCCGGCAATTCCCTTGGATGCTTTCCGAGATGAATTCCCCACGATTATCCCAGCTCAAGGTGAAAAACGCTACCGGGTGGGGATGATTTTAGGATGTGTGCAGCGCTTATTTTTCTCAAAAGTGAATGAAGCCACCGCACGAGTTTTAACTGCAAATGGCTGTGAAATTGTGGTTCCTCAAGGACAAGGTTGTTGTGCGGCTTTGCCGGAACATCAGGGACAAACTGAACAAGCACAAGCTTTGGCAAGACAGATGATTGATAGCTTTGAAGGCACGAACGTTGATGCGATCATTATCAATGCTGCCGGTTGTGGTCATACTTTAAAAGAATACGGTCATATTTTGCAAGATGATCCGAATTACCGGGAGAAAGCCAAGGAATTTGCCGGCAAAGTTAAAGACGCCCAAGAATTTCTCGCGCAAGTGGGATTAACGACTAAACTTTCTCCACTCGTTGATGGCGAACTCAAAATCGTTTATCAAGATGCTTGCCACCTATTACACGGACAAAAAATCAGTCTGCAACCGCGTCAGTTATTGCAGAAAATTCCTGGTGTAAAACTGCGGGAACCTGTTGATGCTGCTTTGTGTTGTGGGAGTGCCGGCGTTTACAATATGCTGCAACCAGATGTTGCCGATGAATTAGGCCGGCAAAAGGTTGATAATCTGCTCAATACGGGCGCTGAATTAATTGCTTCTTCAAATCCCGGTTGTTCTTTACAAATTAAGAAACATTTGCAGTCGCAAGGTAAGGAAATTACGCTGATGCACCCATTGGAATTGTTAGATTATTCAATGCGGGGGGTTAAACTTCCAAAAGGGAAAATGATTCTCCGACAATCCACAAAGTAA